Within Calditrichota bacterium, the genomic segment CAACTGGTCGAATGGCCGGAAGTGCTAACAGAGGGCGTTGATCTTGATGATGCGCGGGAGTGTATTAAGGATGCGCTGCACGAAATGATACTGGCCTACAAAGAGAGCGGCTGGGAGATACCCACGGGCTCTGCTTTGATGGAAACACTCCCGACGATGGTCGCGTAGGTGTCTGTCAGTCGCATTGATTTATTGCGCTATTTTGAGGAGAATGGTTATTACTTACAGCGCGAGGGGCGTCGCCACAG encodes:
- a CDS encoding type II toxin-antitoxin system HicB family antitoxin, whose translation is MERIESYTIHYTKIDSGYMAQLVEWPEVLTEGVDLDDARECIKDALHEMILAYKESGWEIPTGSALMETLPTMVA